From a single Budorcas taxicolor isolate Tak-1 chromosome X, Takin1.1, whole genome shotgun sequence genomic region:
- the LOC128069456 gene encoding melanoma-associated antigen 10-like, with amino-acid sequence MPVVPTNELCTSEEDLQGQIQAQGPVEAQLLGAEAEDASTPVASFPPDSSSSAAVDAEVLFKQAVNVMTAELLEFLLLKYGTKEPIFQAEMLNRVLRDNQAHFPVVFRKATQCLQLAFGVDMKEVDDREHIYVMVPTLGLTLNEMQRDGQSIPKAGLLVTVLSLIVVAGDRLCEEKVWGALSMMGVFAGIEHCIYGEPKELLTQVWVQAGYLEYRQVPYSRPARYKFLWGPRAYAETSKQQVKDYLHRVNGRRPRFFPPRCA; translated from the coding sequence ATGCCTGTGGTCCCGACGAATGAGCTCTGCACTTCTGAGGAAGACCTTCAGGGCCAAATCCAGGCCCAGGGCCCAGTGGAGGCGCAGCTCCTGGGGGCTGAGGCAGAGGATGCCTCAACCCCTGTGGCCTCCTTCCCTCCAGACTCATCGTCCTCTGCCGCTGTGGATGCGGAGGTCTTGTTCAAGCAGGCTGTGAATGTGATGACGGCTGAACTACTGGAGTTCCTGCTCCTCAAGTATGGCACCAAGGAGCCGATTTTCCAGGCTGAAATGCTGAATAGGGTCCTCAGGGATAACCAGGCCCACTTCCCAGTGGTCTTCCGTAAAGCCACACAGTGCCTGCAGCTGGCCTTTGGCGTGGATATGAAAGAGGTGGACGACAGAGAGCACATCTATGTCATggtccccaccctgggcctcacCCTCAATGAGATGCAGAGGGATGGGCAGAGCATACCAAAGGCTGGCCTCCTGGTGACGGTCCTGAGCCTGATTGTCGTAGCAGGGGACCGGCTCTGTGAGGAGAAGGTCTGGGGAGCACTCAGCATGATGGGGGTATTTGCTGGGATAGAGCACTGCATCTATGGGGAGCCCAAGGAGCTGCTGACCCAAGTGTGGGTGCAGGCAGGGTACCTGGAGTACCGTCAGGTGCCTTACAGCCGCCCTGCTCGTTACAAGTTCCTGTGGGGTCCCCGGGCCTATGCAGAGACCAGCAAGCAGCAAGTCAAGGACTATCTGCACAGGGTCAATGGAAGGCGTCCCAGGTTCTTCCCACCCCGGTGTGCATAG